Below is a window of Petrotoga sp. 9PWA.NaAc.5.4 DNA.
TTTGGAGAAATTGAAGCAGCTAAAGAACTCCAAAAAGCGGGAGTTATTGTGACTATAACTTTCTTCAATGACGTTGATAAAAAAGATTTAGAATTCAAACTCCAAAATTTCCCACTTTTAAACATAATACAGTTTACTAAAGAAAAAGTAAAAATAAATTTAAATGAAATTTCATTAGTTCCTCAATTGATAAGTCTCTTAGTTAAAAATAATTACCAAATACTGGAAGTAAAAACTGAAGATATTTCTTTGAAAAAACTGTATTTTACATACGCTAATGAACAAGAGGAAGGTGAGAAAAAATGAGGAAACAGTTTTTATCGTATGAAGCTTTAATTCAGAAAGATGTTAGAAAAGTTTTGAGGAAAAAAATGTTGCTTGTATACTTAATAAGTTTTTTTGCAGCCTTTTTTGTTACTTTCAATTTCTTGGCATTTTCATCTTTTGCAAGCAATTTAGAATCTTTAAATTTAATTTTGCAATACTTTGGAATGTTCTTACCTATTGCTGGAATATCCATAGTTTTATCTCTTTCATTTAATCTTATAATAGATGAAATTCAGTCAAAAACATTATTTTATCTTTTTTCAGGTCCACTTGAAAATAAACACTTATTTATTGGTAAAACCTTGAGTGCCGCTGCTTTACCATTAATTTTATATCTGATACTCTGTGTAGGTTATTTAATAAATTTCAACATTATTTCTTACATAAAAAATATAGGGTATTATCTGTTTAATTTAAGTTATTTCACTTATCTTTTTATAATAACTCCTTTGGTAATGCTAACTACCACCATGTTTATAATTTTATTATCTTTAAAAGTAAAAGATGTTAGAATTGTTCGAAAATATGGAGGATTACCAGGATTACTGATTTTCCCTGCTTTTCTAAGCTCATATATAAATTCTTTATATAATCAGGGGGCAAGAGTAAATATAATAAAATTAAAGTTTTTACCTATAACCTTTTTAATTACATTAATAACAGCACTTATAATTTTCTATTTAGGTGAAAAAAGTTTTGATTATGAAAAGATAATAAAAGAATAAATATCCTTAAATTTTGGAGGTATAAAATGAAGTTAAAAAAATATTTTTTTGGTATATTGTTAATAGTATTTATTAGCTTTACTGTTAGTTCTTGTAATACTGAAATGAAACAGGCAAATGTTCCTTCTTCTATTGATGAAGTAGAGGAGTTCGTAGATTCATATTATTATAATAGTCAAACAGAAATGCAAATAGACACGGGATTAGATTTAGCATATTATCCAATACAAAATAGTTATAGAGTTCAACTAACATTAAACAATGGAAATATTGTTGAGTTTATGACACTAGAGTTTGACAACTCCGAAAGTGCACAAAAGTATTATAGAGATAATGATAGATTATACAACGTTAAATTAATGAATATTAATACAAATTTACCAAAGTATAAGTATAATAGCTTTAGAACATCAGAAGGAGTATATATAACAATATGGCAGAAAGAAAATTGGGTAATTTGGATGAAAGGAAATTCAACAGAAGATATAAATAAGGTAAAAGATGAATTTAATAAATTTTTAGAACAGCAAAATAATTCAACACATAACAACTCCTTGTAGAGATTAGAATAAATCGTTTATCAACAGGATCATTTCGTATTCTTCACACCTATGTCTAATCTTTTCCATACTTTCATTGGATTCATAATACAATAGAAGAAATATTTGAAGAATTAAAAGGATACGATATGACGTTAATAATAATATCTTGCATGTTATCGACGATAAGAAAAGCAAATAAGGTAGTAGTACACTCTCTACTGTTTACAAAAAAATTATTGAAAGTCAGTAGGTTGTATAAATATAGGATTTTTTATCTATTACTTTTCATTTTCAAATTTTCTTTTACTAACATTAAGTATAGTTATTCCAATAATTTTTCCTTTTTCGTACCTTATTATTACATCATCGTCAGTAAGTTCAGAATCGTCTGCATGACTTGGTTTTTTGAAATTTATGTATAAAACATCTGCTTCTTTATCGTAAGAAGTCCAAATTCTCGAATAGGGAATTTCTATTAAAATGGGAATTAAGTCTAAAATTTTTTTATATCTATTTTTCCCATATTTTGGGTCTCCTTTCCAACTGCTTTTTTACTCAACTAAATACCTTTAACGTTTCAACAAGTTCTTCTCTTTCTTTTCCTTCAAAAACATAGAACTAAATTGCTGAGTGAATCCTCTTTAACGTGTATTCCTTCACAAACAAATTGATTTCTTTTGGTACTTTTGATCTTAATTCTTTTGGTATGTTTTTTATTTCATAATACCTTCCATAATTCATTATGTACCTTTCTATCATATCTTTTTGTTTTGAATTAGCTTTTATGTATCTTTCTAT
It encodes the following:
- a CDS encoding DUF2283 domain-containing protein, with product MLDLIPILIEIPYSRIWTSYDKEADVLYINFKKPSHADDSELTDDDVIIRYEKGKIIGITILNVSKRKFENEK